In a single window of the Hydrogenobaculum sp. 3684 genome:
- the ilvC gene encoding ketol-acid reductoisomerase, with the protein MAKIYYDEDASLGILAMKTVAIVGYGSQGHAHALNLRDSGIRVIVALDDKSPHRKTAMEDGFSVYTTSRATQEADVIMILTPDTVQPAVYKECIEPNLTPGKAIAFAHGFNIHFGQIVPPKDIDVFMVAPKGPGHLVRWMYEEGKGVPALVSIHQDATGSCRDIALAYAKGIGATRAGVIETTFREETETDLFGEQAVLCGGATALIKAGFETLVEAGYQPEMAYFECLHELKLIVDLIYQHGIAGMRYSISDTAKYGDVTRGARIYEAVKPLMKQMLKEIQDGEFAREWILENQANRPVYNALLNKDKEHLVEKVGKELRQMMPWLSGKELK; encoded by the coding sequence ATGGCGAAAATTTACTACGATGAAGATGCATCCTTGGGTATCTTGGCTATGAAGACTGTAGCCATAGTGGGTTATGGTTCTCAAGGACACGCTCATGCTTTAAATCTAAGAGACAGTGGTATTAGGGTTATAGTGGCTTTAGATGATAAAAGCCCTCATAGAAAAACTGCTATGGAAGATGGTTTTAGCGTATATACCACCTCTAGAGCAACTCAAGAGGCCGATGTAATAATGATATTAACTCCAGACACCGTTCAGCCAGCTGTATATAAAGAATGTATAGAACCTAATTTAACACCGGGTAAAGCTATAGCCTTTGCCCATGGTTTTAATATACATTTTGGTCAGATAGTTCCACCAAAAGATATAGATGTATTTATGGTGGCTCCAAAAGGACCAGGTCATTTGGTAAGATGGATGTATGAAGAGGGTAAGGGAGTACCAGCTCTTGTATCTATACATCAAGATGCTACAGGTTCTTGTAGAGATATAGCCTTAGCTTATGCAAAAGGCATAGGCGCCACAAGGGCAGGGGTTATAGAAACCACGTTTAGAGAGGAGACTGAAACAGACCTATTTGGTGAACAAGCGGTGCTTTGCGGTGGTGCTACAGCCCTTATAAAAGCTGGCTTTGAAACGCTTGTAGAGGCCGGTTATCAACCTGAGATGGCTTATTTTGAATGTCTTCATGAGTTGAAACTAATAGTCGACCTTATATACCAACATGGCATAGCTGGTATGAGATATTCTATATCGGATACCGCAAAGTATGGCGATGTGACGAGAGGTGCTAGAATATACGAAGCTGTTAAACCTCTTATGAAGCAGATGCTCAAAGAAATTCAAGATGGCGAGTTTGCCAGAGAATGGATATTGGAAAATCAAGCCAACAGACCTGTTTACAACGCTCTTTTAAACAAAGATAAAGAACACTTGGTGGAAAAAGTAGGTAAAGAGCTAAGGCAGATGATGCCGTGGTTATCTGGTAAAGAGTTAAAATGA
- a CDS encoding CZB domain-containing protein, with amino-acid sequence MSSLDRDALYRLDILVRYCEDTLSKLNSIKEQLNSDSLLNKLVEGIRMHELYILNFKKFLNGEIDWIPPKYTQCNFGKIYYSIDKSYISKTYGEAAASMFERIGNIHMSFHETAEECLKCKNNQEFKMLIVELASKSSMLVDMALRLSATLSRN; translated from the coding sequence ATGTCCAGTCTAGATAGAGATGCTTTGTATAGGCTTGATATATTGGTTAGATATTGTGAGGATACCTTAAGCAAACTGAATAGTATTAAAGAACAACTTAACAGTGATAGTTTATTAAATAAGCTTGTAGAAGGCATACGCATGCATGAATTGTATATATTAAATTTTAAAAAGTTCTTAAACGGTGAGATTGATTGGATACCGCCAAAATATACACAATGCAATTTTGGCAAGATATACTACAGCATTGATAAAAGCTATATTTCAAAGACTTACGGAGAAGCTGCTGCTTCTATGTTTGAAAGAATTGGCAATATTCATATGAGTTTTCATGAAACTGCTGAGGAGTGTCTTAAGTGTAAAAATAACCAAGAATTTAAAATGCTAATCGTAGAGTTGGCTTCCAAAAGTAGTATGCTGGTAGATATGGCGTTGAGGCTATCGGCAACACTATCAAGAAACTGA
- the mazG gene encoding nucleoside triphosphate pyrophosphohydrolase, whose translation MSCILEELIKTFEKVRQNCPWDKKQTHESLTKYVLEEAYELVDAIESKDKDAIKEELADLLLQVVFHSQIAKENNEFDINDVFELLIKKLVERHPHVFGNEDPKAVLENWEHKKAEKREHFLDGIPKSMCALMRCQKIQDRMAKVGFDFENVNQVKEKLKEELEELEDALENGNFQDIEHEFGDILIAIVEYGRFLGINAEKALQKANDRMVKRFNFVEKSLKNEGKSLKDASLEEMDTYWKEAKKFDYEF comes from the coding sequence ATGAGTTGTATATTGGAAGAACTTATCAAAACCTTTGAAAAAGTAAGACAAAATTGTCCGTGGGACAAGAAACAAACCCATGAAAGCCTCACAAAATACGTCTTAGAAGAAGCTTACGAATTGGTGGACGCCATAGAATCCAAAGATAAAGATGCTATAAAAGAAGAACTGGCAGATTTACTCCTTCAAGTAGTATTTCACTCACAGATAGCAAAAGAAAATAATGAATTTGACATAAACGATGTTTTTGAGCTTTTAATAAAAAAACTTGTAGAAAGACATCCACACGTCTTCGGAAACGAAGATCCAAAAGCTGTTTTAGAAAATTGGGAACATAAGAAAGCGGAAAAAAGAGAACACTTTTTAGATGGTATACCAAAATCGATGTGTGCCCTTATGAGATGCCAAAAAATCCAAGACCGCATGGCTAAGGTAGGTTTTGATTTTGAAAATGTAAATCAAGTGAAAGAAAAGCTAAAAGAGGAACTTGAGGAACTAGAAGATGCTTTAGAAAATGGCAATTTCCAAGATATAGAACACGAGTTTGGTGATATACTTATAGCTATAGTAGAATACGGAAGGTTTTTAGGTATAAACGCTGAAAAAGCGCTACAAAAAGCAAACGATAGGATGGTAAAAAGGTTTAATTTTGTTGAAAAAAGCCTAAAAAACGAAGGAAAATCTCTAAAAGATGCTTCATTAGAAGAAATGGATACCTATTGGAAGGAAGCAAAAAAGTTTGACTATGAGTTTTAG
- a CDS encoding hydrogenase small subunit, with translation MDGKETFWEALKRHGVSRREFMKFSAIITGLMGLPPAFIPKVVEAMETKPRVPVIWVHGLECTCCSESFIRSATPLASDVLLTMISLEYDDTLSAAAGEALEKHKEDIMKKYHGEYILAVEGNPPLGDDGMYCVVGGKPFLEGLKKAAEGAKAVIAWGSCASWGCVQAAKPNPTTAVPIHKVITDKPIVKIPGCPPIPEVMTGTIMYTVLFGKLPPLDSQGRPKMFYGNRIHDTCYRRPFFNEGMFVEQFDDEGAKKGWCLYKMGCRGPTTYNSCGNLRWYNGLSYPIQSGHGCIGCSADGFWDNGNFYSREQNIPSIGTESNANKVGAVAVGAAAAGAIAHGVISKIRSGKKED, from the coding sequence ATAGACGGGAAAGAGACCTTTTGGGAAGCCCTCAAAAGACACGGGGTGAGTAGGAGGGAGTTCATGAAGTTCTCAGCTATCATCACTGGTCTTATGGGTTTACCACCTGCTTTTATACCAAAAGTAGTAGAGGCGATGGAAACCAAGCCAAGAGTACCAGTGATATGGGTGCATGGGCTTGAGTGTACATGTTGCTCTGAATCCTTCATAAGATCAGCTACACCTTTGGCCTCAGATGTGCTTCTTACTATGATATCTTTAGAATACGATGATACGCTATCAGCGGCAGCCGGAGAAGCTTTAGAAAAACACAAAGAGGACATAATGAAAAAATACCATGGAGAATACATATTGGCAGTGGAGGGAAATCCACCTCTTGGAGACGATGGAATGTATTGCGTTGTGGGAGGTAAACCTTTCTTAGAAGGCTTGAAAAAAGCAGCAGAAGGTGCAAAAGCTGTGATAGCCTGGGGTTCTTGTGCGTCTTGGGGTTGTGTGCAAGCTGCCAAGCCAAACCCTACAACGGCTGTACCTATTCATAAGGTAATAACGGATAAGCCTATCGTTAAAATACCAGGATGCCCACCAATACCAGAAGTAATGACTGGGACCATCATGTATACTGTGCTTTTTGGAAAATTACCCCCTCTCGACTCTCAAGGAAGACCAAAGATGTTTTACGGAAATCGTATACACGATACATGCTACAGAAGACCGTTTTTCAACGAAGGCATGTTTGTGGAGCAGTTTGACGACGAAGGCGCTAAAAAAGGATGGTGTCTTTACAAGATGGGATGCAGAGGACCAACCACCTACAACTCTTGCGGGAATTTAAGATGGTACAACGGACTTTCTTATCCTATACAATCTGGACATGGATGTATCGGATGCTCAGCGGATGGTTTTTGGGACAATGGGAACTTCTACAGCAGAGAGCAAAATATACCATCTATAGGTACAGAGTCAAATGCAAATAAAGTAGGTGCGGTGGCAGTAGGTGCTGCGGCAGCAGGAGCTATAGCTCACGGTGTAATAAGTAAAATACGCTCTGGTAAGAAGGAGGATTGA
- a CDS encoding DHHA1 domain-containing protein, whose product MEICFFHKSCIDGTMSAAILQEHIKDKDSVIFIPLNHGTSVKEAINKYLPPEGQNFKEISKIWFLDIAPKWDDLIYLQSLRQEKQGYTEVVIIDHHKTAANTISKFIGKPIEEDKPIALEYDFINFIYDPTESGASLTYKTLIDKNLPMIVDIVKDKDIWLWRYQNTDEVNDFLYMYTDKPDLMREFLHKDIEEIAAKSKILSEYKNFMVNKLKETWSNSPLYININDIKIPAINTPIYQSEIGSLIAKEHNIACMFYITGDFVKLSFRSVDGSARKIAESLGGGGHDNAAGAIIDKEMFFKSLIN is encoded by the coding sequence ATGGAAATTTGTTTTTTTCATAAAAGCTGTATAGACGGCACAATGTCTGCCGCTATACTACAAGAACACATAAAGGACAAAGACAGCGTTATATTTATACCGTTGAATCACGGTACCAGTGTAAAAGAAGCCATAAACAAGTATTTGCCTCCAGAAGGACAAAATTTCAAAGAGATTTCAAAAATATGGTTTTTGGATATAGCTCCTAAATGGGATGATCTAATATACCTTCAAAGCCTAAGACAAGAAAAGCAAGGATACACGGAAGTGGTCATAATAGACCATCACAAGACCGCTGCCAATACGATATCAAAATTTATAGGAAAACCCATTGAAGAAGACAAACCCATTGCTTTGGAGTACGATTTTATCAATTTTATATACGATCCTACGGAAAGCGGTGCATCTCTTACTTACAAAACCCTTATAGACAAAAATTTACCGATGATAGTGGATATTGTAAAAGACAAAGATATATGGCTTTGGAGATATCAAAACACCGACGAAGTAAACGATTTCTTATACATGTATACAGACAAACCAGATTTGATGAGAGAGTTTTTGCATAAAGATATTGAAGAAATAGCTGCTAAAAGCAAGATACTATCAGAATACAAAAACTTTATGGTAAACAAGCTAAAAGAAACGTGGTCAAATTCACCTCTTTACATAAATATAAACGACATAAAGATACCAGCCATAAACACACCTATATATCAAAGCGAGATAGGAAGTCTCATTGCCAAAGAGCACAACATAGCCTGTATGTTTTATATAACTGGGGATTTCGTAAAACTTTCCTTTAGAAGTGTAGATGGTTCTGCAAGAAAGATAGCAGAATCTTTAGGTGGTGGTGGTCATGACAACGCAGCCGGGGCTATAATAGATAAAGAAATGTTTTTTAAAAGCCTAATTAACTGA
- a CDS encoding S1 RNA-binding domain-containing protein, translating to MVTEFEELLKAQKEQFSTGSVVKGSVVKITDSNVYLDIGYKIEGVIRRYEVGDVEIGQEIEAVIVKLRGLENPILSTKPLKSFKGFSIAKKALEEKTPIEVTVESKGRPGFFVQLEDIRALMPFGEAPRHVNIGDKIKVLVTKATYENGKPIVNVSYKEYENIERHQKQLEFINSLEVGSTIEGKVIKIDPEKGITVLLKEGVRGFVPHYEIPKGTNVKENDTLEVRVIKKAKKGNFIILSLKKPKKNILETLELKEGDKTEGKVSFYKKGKGLFVELKEGIIALVPEESMKDIGKPLKNGTKLKLVVTRIDKDKKQIDVNIVPSEENPAADFIKSNPPNTIVKGKVKTVHPNIAFIELGPNVEGIVKKQDMSWLKNARSEELLTPGEEKEFMVLGLDGKKVKLGLKQLTQNPWSVIPERYKPGQQVELTVKEVRPFGTFLGLPEGVDGLLPISEIPKNTNLEPGQKITVKVLEVNPKEEKITFSMIQETKKQQKEQGDQKEFIKVNDSSSGFKLGDILKTKLK from the coding sequence ATGGTAACAGAGTTTGAAGAGTTATTAAAAGCTCAAAAGGAGCAGTTTTCCACAGGAAGCGTAGTAAAGGGTTCTGTGGTAAAAATTACAGATTCAAACGTGTACTTGGATATAGGTTATAAAATAGAAGGCGTTATAAGGCGGTATGAAGTAGGTGATGTTGAGATAGGCCAAGAAATAGAGGCGGTTATTGTAAAGTTAAGAGGACTTGAAAATCCAATACTTTCCACGAAACCTTTAAAATCTTTTAAAGGATTTTCTATAGCCAAAAAAGCGTTAGAAGAAAAAACACCTATAGAGGTGACGGTAGAATCAAAAGGAAGACCAGGATTTTTTGTACAACTTGAAGATATTAGGGCTTTGATGCCTTTTGGTGAAGCTCCAAGGCATGTAAATATAGGAGACAAAATAAAGGTATTGGTAACAAAAGCCACCTATGAAAACGGAAAACCTATAGTAAACGTATCTTACAAAGAGTATGAGAACATTGAAAGGCATCAAAAACAACTTGAATTTATAAACTCGTTAGAAGTAGGCTCTACGATAGAAGGAAAAGTAATAAAAATAGACCCTGAAAAGGGTATTACAGTGCTTTTAAAAGAAGGGGTTAGAGGCTTCGTACCGCATTACGAAATACCAAAAGGTACAAATGTAAAAGAAAACGATACGCTAGAAGTTAGAGTTATAAAAAAAGCCAAAAAAGGCAATTTTATTATATTAAGCCTCAAAAAACCAAAGAAGAATATATTGGAAACGCTAGAGTTAAAAGAGGGAGACAAAACAGAGGGCAAAGTATCTTTCTACAAAAAAGGAAAAGGACTTTTCGTAGAATTAAAAGAAGGTATTATAGCCTTGGTACCAGAAGAAAGCATGAAAGACATTGGTAAGCCTCTAAAGAATGGCACAAAATTAAAGCTTGTTGTAACAAGAATAGACAAAGACAAAAAACAAATAGATGTAAACATAGTACCTTCTGAAGAAAACCCAGCAGCGGATTTTATAAAATCAAACCCACCAAATACGATAGTAAAAGGAAAAGTAAAAACCGTACATCCAAACATTGCGTTTATAGAGCTAGGGCCAAACGTAGAAGGCATAGTGAAAAAACAGGATATGTCTTGGCTTAAAAACGCACGTTCAGAGGAGCTACTTACCCCTGGTGAAGAAAAAGAGTTTATGGTACTAGGACTAGACGGCAAAAAAGTAAAGCTTGGGTTAAAACAGCTTACTCAAAATCCTTGGAGTGTAATACCAGAAAGGTACAAACCAGGACAACAAGTAGAGCTTACGGTAAAAGAAGTAAGACCTTTTGGTACCTTCTTAGGTTTGCCAGAAGGCGTAGATGGTCTATTGCCAATATCTGAAATACCTAAAAATACAAACTTAGAACCTGGTCAAAAAATAACGGTGAAGGTCTTAGAGGTAAATCCAAAAGAGGAAAAGATTACTTTCAGCATGATACAAGAAACCAAGAAACAGCAAAAAGAGCAAGGCGACCAAAAAGAGTTTATAAAAGTAAACGACTCTTCGTCTGGCTTTAAGCTTGGTGATATCCTTAAGACCAAGTTAAAGTGA
- a CDS encoding CDP-alcohol phosphatidyltransferase family protein: MNLTKKRYKLKKFYAPMGHVFVKMHMSPNVITLLSLAFGLTSAYFFYIHKPLTGASFLIISGFLDLMDGVVARLEDKASKFGAAFDWIADKTVDGFILGSIGFAYGSPFIAISAITFSMLHTFIKPVVYAEIGFSERQKGKIDDPLEGIGFFGRPETHISIVFFSILERINPIFGLHLGIKLIVLFTFGSLLIRILYLLKKYGKDYE; the protein is encoded by the coding sequence ATGAATCTTACCAAAAAACGTTATAAACTAAAAAAGTTTTACGCTCCTATGGGGCATGTGTTTGTAAAGATGCACATGTCCCCAAACGTTATAACCCTTTTGTCTTTGGCTTTTGGACTTACAAGCGCTTACTTTTTTTATATACATAAACCACTTACTGGGGCATCTTTCTTAATAATATCAGGGTTTTTAGATTTGATGGATGGTGTGGTGGCAAGGCTTGAGGATAAAGCTTCAAAATTTGGGGCAGCTTTTGACTGGATAGCAGATAAAACTGTAGATGGTTTTATACTTGGAAGTATAGGTTTTGCTTATGGTTCTCCTTTTATAGCAATAAGCGCCATTACATTTTCGATGCTTCATACTTTTATAAAGCCAGTGGTGTATGCTGAGATTGGTTTTTCCGAAAGACAAAAAGGCAAGATAGATGATCCATTGGAAGGTATTGGGTTTTTTGGAAGGCCTGAGACTCATATAAGTATAGTATTTTTTAGTATATTAGAGCGCATAAATCCTATTTTTGGATTGCATCTTGGTATAAAACTTATAGTGCTCTTTACGTTTGGTTCGCTTTTAATAAGAATATTGTATCTTTTGAAAAAATACGGGAAGGATTATGAATAA
- a CDS encoding nickel-dependent hydrogenase large subunit, whose amino-acid sequence MSSRVVIDPVSRIEGHLRLEIEVDESSHKVTNAVSAGTMWRGIELIVKNRDPREVWAFTQRICGVCTTIHALASVRNIEDALDIEIPKNANYIRNIMLGTLYAHDHLVHFYHLHALDWVSPLEAIKADPVATAALQNQILQTYGGIISLYTDFLGGNAYPRKFPKATPGYFKTFQDKIKNLVQSGQLGIFAANWWDHPDYKMLPPEVHLIAVSHYLNMLDVQRELVIPHVVFGGKNPHPHYIVGGMNCSISMNDMNAPINMERLAVVEDAVYTQAEAANLFYLIDLLAIGQIYVQKGWTYGGGLSKERVLGYGDYPDEPYKSIKNGDYHQKILYHSNGVVENFAQGVDKAKYYPLTNKDLTDPDVIQEWVTHSWYQYPNNNEGLHPWNGITDPYYTGPKEGTKTHWKYLNENGKYSWIKSPRWKNLPAEVGPLARYMIVYTAVKQGHIKPSWMDEMVVNQIELVSKLLNLPPHVWMPTTVGRTAARALECQLGANASNYFLKKLYDNIKAGDTSVANMEKWEPSTWPSQAKGVGISEAPRGALGHWCIIKDGKIENYQAVVPTTWNGSPRDEKGQQGAFERSMQDTIVLIAKEPLEILRSIHSFDPCLACSTHVYNTQKEEVVSFKIGGACYE is encoded by the coding sequence ATGAGTTCAAGAGTTGTTATAGACCCAGTATCTAGAATAGAAGGACATTTGAGGCTTGAGATAGAAGTAGATGAGTCATCTCATAAAGTAACAAACGCCGTATCAGCAGGGACGATGTGGCGGGGTATTGAGCTAATAGTAAAAAATAGAGACCCAAGGGAAGTATGGGCTTTTACACAACGTATATGTGGAGTTTGTACCACCATCCACGCTTTAGCTTCAGTAAGAAATATAGAAGATGCCCTTGATATAGAAATACCTAAAAACGCAAACTACATAAGAAACATAATGCTTGGGACTTTGTATGCCCATGATCATTTGGTACATTTTTATCATCTTCACGCTCTTGACTGGGTATCTCCTTTGGAGGCGATAAAGGCAGACCCTGTAGCTACAGCGGCTTTGCAAAATCAAATACTTCAAACTTACGGTGGTATCATATCTTTGTATACGGATTTTCTTGGCGGTAACGCTTATCCAAGGAAGTTTCCAAAAGCAACGCCAGGGTATTTTAAAACATTTCAAGATAAGATAAAAAACCTTGTGCAAAGTGGACAACTTGGTATATTCGCTGCCAACTGGTGGGATCATCCTGATTATAAAATGCTTCCTCCAGAAGTACACCTTATAGCTGTATCACATTATCTAAATATGCTGGATGTTCAAAGAGAGCTTGTTATACCTCACGTGGTGTTTGGTGGTAAAAACCCTCATCCTCACTACATAGTGGGTGGTATGAACTGTTCTATATCCATGAACGATATGAACGCTCCTATAAATATGGAACGCCTTGCGGTAGTAGAAGATGCTGTATACACTCAAGCAGAAGCTGCAAACTTGTTTTACCTGATAGATCTTTTGGCTATAGGTCAGATATATGTTCAAAAAGGCTGGACTTACGGCGGTGGTTTATCAAAAGAAAGAGTTTTAGGATACGGTGATTATCCAGATGAACCTTATAAAAGCATAAAAAACGGTGATTATCACCAAAAGATACTTTATCATTCAAACGGTGTTGTAGAAAACTTTGCCCAAGGCGTTGACAAAGCCAAGTATTATCCTCTTACAAACAAAGATCTCACAGATCCTGATGTAATCCAAGAATGGGTAACGCACTCTTGGTATCAATATCCAAACAACAACGAAGGTCTACACCCTTGGAACGGCATAACAGATCCTTATTATACAGGACCAAAAGAAGGCACAAAAACCCATTGGAAATATTTAAACGAAAACGGAAAATATTCTTGGATAAAATCACCAAGATGGAAAAACTTACCAGCAGAAGTAGGTCCTTTGGCAAGGTATATGATAGTTTATACGGCAGTAAAACAAGGGCATATAAAACCCTCTTGGATGGATGAAATGGTGGTAAATCAAATAGAGCTTGTTTCAAAGCTTTTAAACTTACCTCCTCATGTATGGATGCCAACAACCGTAGGAAGAACTGCAGCAAGAGCTTTGGAATGTCAATTGGGAGCAAATGCATCAAATTATTTCCTTAAAAAACTCTACGACAACATAAAAGCTGGGGACACTTCTGTGGCAAACATGGAAAAATGGGAACCATCCACATGGCCAAGCCAAGCAAAAGGTGTAGGTATATCTGAAGCACCAAGAGGAGCTTTGGGGCATTGGTGTATCATAAAAGATGGGAAAATTGAAAACTATCAAGCGGTAGTACCCACCACATGGAACGGCTCTCCAAGAGATGAGAAGGGTCAACAAGGTGCCTTTGAAAGATCCATGCAAGATACAATAGTGCTTATAGCAAAAGAACCTCTTGAGATATTAAGAAGTATTCACTCTTTTGATCCTTGTTTAGCATGCTCTACCCATGTTTACAACACACAAAAAGAAGAAGTGGTGAGCTTTAAAATAGGGGGTGCTTGTTATGAATAA
- a CDS encoding thioredoxin domain-containing protein, which produces MKTPNRLINEKSPYLRMHAYNPVDWYPWSEEAFDKAIKENKPVFLSIGYSSCHWCHVMEKESFEDEEVASFLNKYFVSIKVDKEERPDIDSLYMEYCVLLNNSGGWPLSAFLTPTKEPFFAGTYFPKASFLKLLQQIKDLWDKDSKNIIEKSKRLVEQLKQFMNSFEKRELNESFIDKALFGLANRYDEEFGGFSEAPKFPSLHNVLLLLKSQKQPFQDMALSTLLNMRRGGIWDHVGGGFHRYSTDRYWLLPHFEKMLYDQAMAILAYSEAYRLTKNEIFKDTVYKTINFVKENLYENGFFYTSMDADTEGEEGGFYLWTYQEIKDILKEKADKFIEFFNIKKEGNFLDEAKRVYTGKNVLYAKEPSLAFEEELKILKAFREKRKKPLIDDKILLDQNAMMDFALIEAYLVFDDKDFLDMATKNLNNISKHPLQHALNHNKLIEPMLDDYAYLIKAYLSLYKATFSKDALEKAISLTEETIEKLWDKNAGGFYLSVGKDVLIPQKTLYDGAIPSGNSVMGLNLVELFFITKEDTYENRYQILSSIYSDMLSRNPTACSFFMTSFLLYKKGYQILLSMPISKAQEKVLELYKHYLPNIVPYHEESSEETFIACKDYTCLSPVKSVDELIKTISL; this is translated from the coding sequence ATGAAAACACCAAATAGACTTATAAACGAAAAAAGTCCCTATCTTAGAATGCACGCTTATAATCCCGTTGACTGGTACCCTTGGTCAGAAGAGGCCTTTGATAAAGCAATCAAAGAAAATAAACCTGTGTTTTTATCCATAGGTTATTCTTCTTGTCATTGGTGCCATGTGATGGAAAAAGAATCTTTTGAAGATGAAGAAGTGGCATCTTTTTTAAACAAATACTTTGTAAGTATAAAAGTAGACAAAGAAGAAAGACCAGATATAGATAGCCTTTACATGGAATACTGCGTACTTTTAAACAACTCCGGTGGTTGGCCACTTTCAGCATTTCTAACCCCCACCAAAGAACCATTTTTTGCAGGTACATATTTTCCAAAAGCCTCTTTTTTAAAGCTTTTACAACAAATAAAAGACCTATGGGACAAAGACAGCAAAAACATAATAGAAAAATCAAAAAGATTGGTAGAACAGCTAAAGCAATTCATGAATTCTTTTGAAAAAAGAGAGTTAAATGAAAGTTTTATAGATAAAGCGCTTTTTGGGCTTGCAAATCGCTACGATGAAGAGTTTGGCGGGTTTTCCGAAGCCCCAAAATTTCCAAGCCTTCACAATGTTTTACTTCTTCTTAAAAGTCAAAAACAACCTTTTCAAGACATGGCATTATCTACACTTTTAAACATGAGAAGAGGCGGTATATGGGATCATGTAGGAGGAGGATTTCATAGGTATTCCACAGATAGATATTGGCTTTTACCACACTTTGAAAAAATGTTATACGACCAGGCGATGGCTATATTGGCTTACTCTGAAGCTTACAGGCTTACGAAAAATGAGATTTTCAAAGATACAGTTTATAAAACAATAAATTTTGTAAAAGAAAACCTATACGAAAACGGATTTTTTTATACATCAATGGATGCCGATACGGAAGGAGAAGAAGGTGGTTTTTACCTTTGGACTTACCAAGAGATAAAAGATATACTAAAAGAAAAAGCAGATAAGTTTATAGAATTTTTCAATATAAAAAAAGAAGGTAATTTTCTTGACGAAGCTAAAAGAGTTTATACAGGTAAAAATGTATTATATGCAAAAGAACCAAGCCTTGCCTTTGAAGAGGAGCTAAAGATTTTAAAAGCTTTTAGAGAAAAAAGAAAAAAGCCCCTTATAGATGACAAGATACTCCTTGACCAAAACGCCATGATGGACTTTGCCCTTATAGAAGCCTACTTAGTTTTTGATGACAAAGATTTTCTTGATATGGCCACTAAAAACCTAAACAACATATCAAAACATCCATTACAGCACGCTTTAAACCACAACAAGCTTATAGAACCTATGCTTGATGACTACGCTTATCTTATAAAAGCCTATCTTTCTCTTTATAAAGCTACATTTTCAAAAGATGCTTTAGAAAAAGCTATTTCACTGACAGAAGAAACGATAGAAAAACTATGGGACAAAAACGCTGGTGGGTTTTATCTTAGTGTAGGGAAAGATGTACTGATACCTCAAAAAACACTTTACGACGGGGCTATACCTTCTGGAAACTCCGTTATGGGTTTAAACCTTGTGGAGTTATTTTTTATAACAAAAGAAGATACATATGAAAACCGCTATCAAATTTTATCTTCTATATACTCTGATATGCTCTCTAGAAATCCTACCGCTTGTAGCTTCTTTATGACAAGCTTTTTACTTTATAAAAAAGGTTACCAGATTTTGCTTTCTATGCCCATATCAAAAGCCCAAGAAAAAGTATTAGAACTTTACAAACATTACTTACCAAACATAGTTCCATACCATGAAGAATCATCTGAAGAAACGTTTATAGCTTGCAAAGATTACACTTGTCTAAGCCCTGTAAAAAGTGTAGATGAACTGATAAAAACCATATCACTTTAA